One segment of Odontesthes bonariensis isolate fOdoBon6 chromosome 1, fOdoBon6.hap1, whole genome shotgun sequence DNA contains the following:
- the LOC142383885 gene encoding coiled-coil domain-containing protein 42 homolog, with the protein MTHEQKEPAQLDPPDPVTASSPDYLENLRQRRQELQKEMKEQEEQRFNLLLKEREVDVAARKAARETKEKEAKLEQQEQEYAEMAERKQELLREVQKYSVFKDFLEEVLKLTTFEDVDALTAHFENLLHYRDRLYERENQVQDKQGIKLLQLKDQHELMLLQGNNQLSQLQTELQKARSEAQDWQRQWNHIQETAAKKTLELGQLKMATLNLFEQTGGVVGAEGVDISATDKQLGQIQMYIKDMSDIIKQYQTSLEKGPGRKQSKKHKKKSNRK; encoded by the exons ATGACCCATGAGCAGAAGGAGCCGGCTCAGCTGGATCCTCCTGACCCGGTGACAGCTTCTTCTCCAGAT TATTTGGAGAATTTGAGGCAGCGCAGGCAGGAGTTGCAGAAGGAAATGAAAGAACAGGAGGAGCAGCGCTTCAACTTGCTCCTGAAG GAGCGGGAGGTTGATGTCGCTGCGAGGAAGGCAGCGAGAGAGACGAAGGAAAAGGAGGCAAAGttagagcagcaggagcaggagtACGCCGAGATGGCTGAGAGGAAACAGGAGCTGCTGCGTGAGGTGCAGAAATACTCCGTGTTCAAAGACTTCCTGGAGGAGGTTCTCAAGCTGACCACG TTTGAAGACGTGGACGCACTCACCGCTCACTTTGAGAACCTGCTCCACTACAGAGACCGGCTCTATGAGAGGGAGAATCAGGTGCAGGACAAGCAGGGGATAAAGCTGCTGCAACTGAAGGACCAGCACGAGTTGATGTTACTGCAGGGCAACAACCAGCTGTCTCAGCTCCAGACTGAGCTACAGAAGGCCCGTTCTGAGGCTCAAGACTGG CAAAGGCAATGGAATCACATCCAGGAAACGGCTGCCAAGAAGACTCTGGAGCTGGGCCAGCTTAAGATGGCCACCCTGAACCTGTTTGAACAGACCGGCGGCGTGGTGGGAGCAGAAGGTGTGGACATCAGTGCCACCGACAAACAGCTGGGGCAG ATCCAGATGTACATCAAGGACATGAGTGACATCATCAAACAGTATCAGACTTCATTAGAAAAAGGGCCCGGAAGGAAACaatcaaaaaaacacaaaaagaagtCAAATAGAAAATGA
- the LOC142382130 gene encoding major histocompatibility complex class I-related protein 1-like isoform X1, which produces MMKVKFLMFFVLLGIQDSASVTHSLQHFQTASSGMPGFPEFVRLGMVDGVQIDYYDSNIRSVIPKQDWVAQSEGPEYWKEQRFESMGTEKYFKADFKALKQRFNQTEGVHTYQRMYGCEWDDETDKLVKGYDQFGYDGEDFISLDLNTETWIAAIAQAVITKNEWDHDRALMAQKRNYLNHICPDRLKKYLNHGRSSLMRTELPSVSLLQKSASSPLSCHATGFYPDKAELFWRRDGDEIHEGVVKGEILPNNDGTFQMSADMNISSVPPEDRMKYECVFQLFGRDDLLIKLEKTKIKPNAVSANLIIVIACSIAAVVLCIITVIGFILYKKKNAKRPLTPIENAEVQEQMM; this is translated from the exons ATGATGAAAGTGAAGTTcttgatgttttttgttctcCTGGGAATTCAGGACTCTGCATCAG TTACACATTCACTGCAGCACTTCCAAACGGCATCATCAGGAATGCCAGGCTTCCCAGAGTTTGTCCGTCTGGGAATGGTGGATGGTGTTCAGATAGATTATTATGACAGTAACATCAGGAGTGTGATTCCAAAACAGGACTGGGTGGCACAGAGTGAAGGTCCAGAGTACTGGAAGGAACAGAGATTTGAATCTATGGGTACTGAGAAGTACTTCAAAGCTGACTTTAAAGCTCTGAAGCAGCGCTTCAACCAGACTGAAG GTGTCCACACTTACCAGAGAATGTACGGCTGTGAGTGGGATGATGAGACTGACAAGTTAGTTAAAGGTTATGATCAGTTTGGTTATGATGGAGAAGACTTTATATCACTGGACCTGAACACAGAGACATGGATCGCTGCAATAGCGCAGGCTGTCATCACCAAAAATGAGTGGGACCATGACAGAGCTTTGATGGCACAGAAGAGGAATTACCTGAACCATATCTGTCCTGATCGGCTGAAGAAGTATCTGAACCATGGGAGGAGCTCTCTGATGAGAACAG AGCTTCCATCAGTGTCTCTCCTCCAGAAGTCTGCCTCCTCTCCACTCAGCTGCCATGCTACAGGTTTCTATCCTGACAAAGCTGAACTGTTCTGGAGGAGAGATGGAGATGAGATTCATGAGGGTGTGGTCAAAGGAGAGATCCTCCCCAACAATGATGGAACCTTCCAGATGAGTGCTGACATGAATATTTCATCTGTTCCACCTGAAGACCGGATGAAGTACGAATGTGTGTTTCAGCTCTTTGGACGGGATGACCTCCTTATCAAACTggagaaaacaaaaatcaaGCCCAACGCAGTCT CAGCGAATCTCATCATCGTGATCGCCTGCAGCATTGCTGCAGTTGTTCTCTGCATCATCACTGTGATCGGATTCATTCTCTACAAAAAGAAGAACG cCAAGCGCCCTCTAACTC
- the LOC142382130 gene encoding class I histocompatibility antigen, F10 alpha chain-like isoform X2: MMKVKFLMFFVLLGIQDSASVTHSLQHFQTASSGMPGFPEFVRLGMVDGVQIDYYDSNIRSVIPKQDWVAQSEGPEYWKEQRFESMGTEKYFKADFKALKQRFNQTEGVHTYQRMYGCEWDDETDKLVKGYDQFGYDGEDFISLDLNTETWIAAIAQAVITKNEWDHDRALMAQKRNYLNHICPDRLKKYLNHGRSSLMRTELPSVSLLQKSASSPLSCHATGFYPDKAELFWRRDGDEIHEGVVKGEILPNNDGTFQMSADMNISSVPPEDRMKYECVFQLFGRDDLLIKLEKTKIKPNAVSNLIIVIACSIAAVVLCIITVIGFILYKKKNAKRPLTPIENAEVQEQMM, from the exons ATGATGAAAGTGAAGTTcttgatgttttttgttctcCTGGGAATTCAGGACTCTGCATCAG TTACACATTCACTGCAGCACTTCCAAACGGCATCATCAGGAATGCCAGGCTTCCCAGAGTTTGTCCGTCTGGGAATGGTGGATGGTGTTCAGATAGATTATTATGACAGTAACATCAGGAGTGTGATTCCAAAACAGGACTGGGTGGCACAGAGTGAAGGTCCAGAGTACTGGAAGGAACAGAGATTTGAATCTATGGGTACTGAGAAGTACTTCAAAGCTGACTTTAAAGCTCTGAAGCAGCGCTTCAACCAGACTGAAG GTGTCCACACTTACCAGAGAATGTACGGCTGTGAGTGGGATGATGAGACTGACAAGTTAGTTAAAGGTTATGATCAGTTTGGTTATGATGGAGAAGACTTTATATCACTGGACCTGAACACAGAGACATGGATCGCTGCAATAGCGCAGGCTGTCATCACCAAAAATGAGTGGGACCATGACAGAGCTTTGATGGCACAGAAGAGGAATTACCTGAACCATATCTGTCCTGATCGGCTGAAGAAGTATCTGAACCATGGGAGGAGCTCTCTGATGAGAACAG AGCTTCCATCAGTGTCTCTCCTCCAGAAGTCTGCCTCCTCTCCACTCAGCTGCCATGCTACAGGTTTCTATCCTGACAAAGCTGAACTGTTCTGGAGGAGAGATGGAGATGAGATTCATGAGGGTGTGGTCAAAGGAGAGATCCTCCCCAACAATGATGGAACCTTCCAGATGAGTGCTGACATGAATATTTCATCTGTTCCACCTGAAGACCGGATGAAGTACGAATGTGTGTTTCAGCTCTTTGGACGGGATGACCTCCTTATCAAACTggagaaaacaaaaatcaaGCCCAACGCAGTCT CGAATCTCATCATCGTGATCGCCTGCAGCATTGCTGCAGTTGTTCTCTGCATCATCACTGTGATCGGATTCATTCTCTACAAAAAGAAGAACG cCAAGCGCCCTCTAACTC